A window of Acropora muricata isolate sample 2 chromosome 3, ASM3666990v1, whole genome shotgun sequence contains these coding sequences:
- the LOC136911406 gene encoding uncharacterized protein, translating to MSVDAPARSMWQAIKQYNGYCGCGHCKETGEHLDLGPGKGNRRRMCHVYPFNKTFAATTGHAGKRKHEEVKQQALEALRQKSQGKKNFAVEGVVGLSWGFGLPLYDVIRGTVVDYMHCVCEGVVDQLISQWLNKSNSKQSFYLGSKVEEISKELTSVTPTCEITRTPRSLSDVKDWKASEKRAFLLYYATPMLSRYLPSDHHLFLMLLTGGMFRLLKQSISQEELHEAHTYLRLFTAQAPFFFGKQFQTFNVHQLLHLPEVVKDLGPLWSNSCFPFEDYNGDLRELFHGTKNVDGQIVTAVSVIQKLPEIARSTTTTSEVKAFYEQLTNKRYNAR from the exons ATGTCAGTTGATGCACCGGCACGTTCCATGTGGCAGGCTATCAAGCAGTATAATGGTTATTGTGGTTGTGGACATTGTAAGGAGACTGGCGAACACCTTGACCTTGGTCCCGGTAAAGGGAACAGGAGACGAATGTGCCATGTTTACCcattcaacaaaacttttgcTGCTACAACAGGACATGCAGGAAAAAGGAAGCACGAGGAAGTCAAACAACAAGCCCTTGAAGCGCTAAGACAAAAAAGTCAAGGAAAGAAGAAT TTTGCAGTTGAAGGTGTTGTTGGTTTGTCCTGGGGATTTGGTCTTCCATTGTATGATGTTATCAGAGGAACAGTTGTCGATTATATGCATTGTGTCTGTGAGGGCGTGGTTGATCAGTTGATTTCACAGTGGCTTAATAAGTCCAATTCTAAGCAAAGTTTTTATTTGGGTTCTAAAGTGGAGGAGATCAGTAAGGAATTAACTTCAGTAACACCGACTTGCGAGATAACCCGCACTCCAAGAAGTTTGTCAGATGTCAAAGACTGGAAAG CTTCCGAGAAACGTGCATTTCTTCTCTACTATGCCACACCTATGTTGAGTAGATACCTGCCATCAGACCATCACCTCTTCCTGATGCTGCTGACTGGTGGAATGTTCAGGTTACTTAAGCAGTCAATTTCACAAGAAGAATTACATGAAGCTCATACATATTTGAGGCTTTTCACTGCACAAGCTCCTTTCTTTTTTG GAAAGCAGTTTCAGACGTTTAATGTTCATCAGCTGTTGCACCTTCCCGAAGTTGTGAAAGACCTTGGTCCTTTGTGGTCAAATTCATGCTTTCCTTTTGAGGACTACAATGGTGATTTACGAGAGTTATTCCATGGAACAAAAAATGTGGATGGTCAG ATTGTAACAGCAGTGTCAGTAATTCAGAAGTTACCCGAAATTGCGAGATCTACGACCACCACTTCTGAGGTCAAAGCATTTTATGAACAACTGACAAATAAGCGTTACAATGCCAGGTAA